From one Henriciella marina DSM 19595 genomic stretch:
- a CDS encoding DUF817 domain-containing protein, with protein MWTRARWQDWLTDQREALRCRTVHGAWSSALFEFLSFGIKQGWACIFGGLLLGLILLTHLYYPDGASLSRYDFLVLAAVLIQIVLIATGLESLEEARVILAFHIVGTAMEIFKTGAGSWIYPEENLLRIAGVPLFSGFMYAAVGSYIARVWRIFEFKFDRFPPLWLQALLATAIYVNFFAHHFMIDIRIGLFVATVLIYGRCVVWFRADQTYRPMPLVIGFGLVALFIWFAENIGTLARAWTYPGQESAWKLVSPAKFGSWYLLMIISFVLVALIHRHRKGHDAEKPADREPG; from the coding sequence ATGTGGACACGCGCGCGGTGGCAGGACTGGCTTACAGATCAGCGGGAGGCGCTCAGGTGCCGAACGGTGCACGGGGCGTGGTCGTCTGCGCTGTTCGAATTTCTGAGCTTTGGCATCAAGCAGGGCTGGGCGTGTATCTTTGGCGGCCTCCTGCTGGGCCTGATCCTGCTGACGCATCTCTACTATCCGGATGGCGCGTCTCTCAGCCGGTATGACTTTCTGGTCCTTGCCGCGGTTCTGATCCAGATCGTCCTGATCGCGACAGGTCTCGAAAGCCTTGAAGAGGCGAGGGTCATCCTCGCCTTCCACATCGTCGGCACTGCGATGGAGATATTCAAGACGGGCGCTGGCAGCTGGATTTATCCGGAAGAGAATCTGCTCCGCATCGCCGGGGTACCGCTTTTCTCAGGGTTCATGTACGCCGCTGTCGGCAGCTATATTGCGCGCGTCTGGCGGATCTTCGAGTTCAAGTTCGACCGGTTCCCGCCGCTCTGGCTGCAGGCGCTGCTGGCAACCGCGATCTATGTGAATTTCTTCGCGCACCATTTCATGATCGATATCCGCATTGGCCTGTTTGTCGCGACCGTCCTGATATATGGACGGTGTGTCGTCTGGTTTCGGGCGGATCAGACTTACAGGCCGATGCCGCTCGTTATCGGATTTGGTCTGGTTGCACTTTTTATCTGGTTTGCCGAGAATATTGGAACACTTGCGCGGGCCTGGACCTATCCGGGGCAGGAGTCAGCCTGGAAACTTGTTTCTCCGGCAAAATTCGGCTCTTGGTACCTGCTGATGATCATAAGTTTCGTGCTGGTGGCCCTGATCCACCGGCACCGGAAAGGACACGATGCTGAAAAGCCTGCTGATCGCGAACCGGGGTGA